A genomic segment from Streptomyces sp. NBC_01233 encodes:
- a CDS encoding MFS transporter, with protein sequence MPLKPTRTITTSPYWPVFTHSTLRRLLPGFTVSSLGDGMAVVAVSWLAIELAPAAQRGTWVALAAAAYTLSGAAGAVLLGRFLRHRSPARLVACDALLRATALGAIPVCHALGTLSIELYVVLLAVSSVLHSWGRAGVYTLLARLLPERDHLAGNAVLSGVGSLSTVLGPPLAGALILRGGAVTVIAVDAATFLVLAATFFFGVPRDEAPAPGEGGSRTAGFAVIRRTPALLGLLGLSSAFFCLFGPVYVALPLHVSDGLGGPAGLLAAFYTAFGIGAVLGSVLAGYLSRLPMWPTTTGIVVAFGVFLLPTGLGAPTTVAVLGFAAAGLLWPPYAALSTALLQRSAPRHLLPQTLAASSAVHVLSVPLGTVLGGPLVAGLGARETLLVSAVSIAVLGLAAAGAARVAQRRGS encoded by the coding sequence GTGCCTCTGAAGCCGACCCGGACCATCACCACCTCGCCCTACTGGCCGGTGTTCACCCACTCGACGCTGCGCCGTCTGTTACCGGGATTCACCGTCTCGTCGCTCGGCGACGGCATGGCCGTGGTCGCCGTGAGCTGGCTGGCGATCGAGCTCGCACCGGCGGCACAACGCGGAACATGGGTCGCGTTGGCAGCCGCCGCCTACACGCTCTCGGGCGCGGCGGGCGCGGTCCTCCTGGGACGGTTCCTGCGCCACCGGTCCCCGGCCCGGCTGGTCGCCTGCGACGCGCTGCTGCGCGCCACCGCCCTGGGTGCGATTCCCGTGTGTCACGCCCTCGGGACGTTGAGCATCGAGCTGTACGTCGTGCTGCTCGCCGTCTCTTCCGTCCTTCACTCGTGGGGCCGGGCGGGTGTCTACACCTTGCTGGCCAGACTGCTGCCGGAGCGCGATCATCTGGCCGGCAACGCCGTCCTGTCCGGTGTCGGCTCGCTCTCCACCGTCCTCGGCCCGCCGCTCGCCGGCGCCCTCATCCTCCGGGGTGGCGCCGTGACCGTGATCGCTGTCGACGCGGCGACCTTCCTCGTCCTGGCCGCCACGTTCTTCTTCGGCGTCCCCCGCGACGAGGCGCCCGCACCCGGGGAAGGCGGTTCCCGTACCGCGGGATTCGCCGTCATCCGCCGCACTCCGGCCCTGCTGGGGCTGCTCGGCCTGAGCTCCGCCTTCTTCTGCCTCTTCGGTCCCGTGTACGTCGCCCTGCCGCTGCACGTATCGGACGGCCTGGGCGGCCCGGCGGGTCTGCTGGCCGCCTTCTACACCGCGTTCGGTATCGGCGCGGTCCTCGGCTCCGTACTGGCCGGGTACCTGAGCCGCTTGCCGATGTGGCCGACCACGACCGGCATCGTCGTCGCCTTCGGCGTGTTCCTGCTGCCGACCGGGCTGGGAGCGCCGACGACCGTCGCCGTCCTCGGGTTCGCCGCCGCCGGTCTGCTCTGGCCTCCGTACGCCGCGCTGTCCACCGCCCTCCTCCAGCGTTCGGCCCCGCGGCACCTTCTTCCACAGACCCTGGCCGCGAGCTCGGCGGTCCACGTGCTCTCGGTCCCGCTCGGTACCGTGCTGGGCGGCCCGCTGGTGGCCGGACTCGGAGCCCGGGAAACCCTGTTGGTCTCGGCCGTCTCGATCGCCGTCCTCGGCCTGGCCGCGGCCGGGGCCGCACGGGTGGCGCAGCGGCGCGGGTCATGA
- a CDS encoding alpha-N-acetylglucosaminidase, translated as MSRSGRRPLTPRPLTPRALALAALPAALLALICAGSPAPADVRWSTARDGVRAVAPAGVRSTGRPGAPRSRSFDTAPARAALERLLPRHSGQFTLVPDTAGGADTFTVSGTAGAITVRGSTGATLLTGVGWYLQHVAGADIGWPGESIGMLPARLPAVPAPVTRSAQVPHRYALNDTDDGYSGPYRTFEEHQRQIDLLALHGINEVFVQVGAEYPYYRALQGFGYSAEELRQWIPGPGHQSWWLLQNLSGFGGPVTERLMRERAEVGGRIAEQLRGLGMTPVLPGYFGTVPPEFTARNPGAATVAQGDWAGFDRPDWLDPASPAFRQLAAAYYAEQRAVFGDSTMYRMSPLHEGGQTGSVDVGAAAGAIQAALHAAHPGALWAVLGWQDDPTPELLAGVDASKLLILDGLSDRYNRLDREARWGGTPYAMGTIYNFGGHTTIGANTSVWLERFGPWRAKGNSALAGIAYLPEATGTNPAAFDLFTDLAWEPGGIDQREWFAGFAARRYGRPDAAAAAAWEELRKGPYSTSSGLWSESQDSLFTARPGLTAAGAAYWSPKSMRYPAGSVRRALDHLLQVAPELRGSSAYRFDLVDTARQALANHSRVLLPKIKAAYEAKDLTLFRTLTAEWRESEARLDAVTGSDPNFLLGSRLAGARSWGADRSEQDRYEYDTRSLLSMWGRRSTSEGGFLHDYANREWSGLISELYAPRWERYFASLDEALVRKAAPRAIDWHAFEAEWAGRTTRHPDRPSGDPYRLAARIAAALPPAAAGG; from the coding sequence ATGTCGCGAAGCGGGCGCCGCCCGCTCACCCCGCGCCCGCTCACCCCCCGCGCGCTCGCCCTCGCCGCGCTGCCCGCGGCGCTGCTGGCGCTGATCTGCGCGGGGTCGCCCGCACCTGCCGACGTACGGTGGTCCACTGCGCGGGACGGCGTGCGGGCCGTTGCGCCGGCCGGCGTACGGAGTACCGGGCGGCCGGGCGCGCCCCGGAGCCGGAGCTTCGACACCGCGCCCGCTCGGGCCGCCCTGGAGCGGTTGCTTCCGCGCCACTCCGGGCAGTTCACCCTGGTTCCCGACACGGCCGGCGGCGCCGACACCTTCACCGTGTCCGGGACCGCCGGCGCGATCACCGTGCGCGGCAGCACCGGAGCCACCCTGCTCACCGGGGTCGGCTGGTACCTCCAGCACGTCGCCGGGGCCGACATCGGCTGGCCGGGCGAGAGCATCGGCATGCTGCCCGCCCGCCTGCCGGCCGTTCCCGCGCCGGTCACCCGCAGCGCCCAGGTCCCGCACCGGTACGCGCTCAACGACACCGACGACGGGTACTCCGGCCCGTACCGCACCTTCGAGGAGCACCAGCGGCAGATCGACCTGCTCGCCCTGCACGGCATCAACGAGGTGTTCGTGCAGGTGGGGGCGGAGTACCCGTACTACCGGGCGCTCCAGGGCTTCGGCTACTCCGCCGAGGAGCTGCGGCAGTGGATCCCCGGCCCCGGCCACCAGAGCTGGTGGCTGCTGCAGAACCTCAGCGGTTTCGGCGGTCCGGTCACCGAGCGGCTGATGCGGGAGCGCGCCGAAGTGGGCGGGCGGATCGCCGAGCAGCTGCGCGGGCTCGGCATGACCCCGGTGCTGCCCGGCTACTTCGGCACCGTGCCGCCGGAGTTCACCGCGCGCAATCCCGGAGCGGCCACGGTGGCCCAGGGCGACTGGGCCGGCTTCGACCGCCCCGACTGGCTGGACCCCGCCTCGCCCGCGTTCCGGCAGCTGGCCGCCGCCTACTACGCGGAGCAGCGCGCGGTGTTCGGGGACAGCACGATGTACCGGATGAGCCCGCTGCACGAGGGCGGACAGACCGGGTCCGTCGACGTCGGGGCCGCGGCGGGCGCCATCCAGGCCGCCCTTCACGCCGCCCACCCGGGCGCGCTGTGGGCGGTGCTCGGCTGGCAGGACGACCCGACCCCGGAGCTGCTGGCCGGGGTGGACGCCTCGAAGCTGCTGATCCTGGACGGGCTGTCCGACCGGTACAACCGGCTCGACCGCGAGGCCCGTTGGGGCGGTACCCCGTACGCGATGGGCACCATCTACAACTTCGGCGGGCACACCACGATCGGCGCGAACACCTCCGTGTGGCTCGAACGGTTCGGCCCCTGGCGCGCCAAGGGCAACAGCGCGCTCGCCGGGATCGCCTACCTGCCGGAGGCCACCGGGACCAACCCGGCGGCCTTCGACCTCTTCACGGACCTGGCCTGGGAGCCGGGCGGGATCGACCAGCGCGAGTGGTTCGCCGGTTTCGCGGCCCGCCGCTACGGCCGTCCCGACGCCGCGGCCGCCGCGGCCTGGGAGGAGCTGCGCAAGGGGCCGTACAGCACGTCATCGGGGCTGTGGTCGGAGTCGCAGGACAGCCTGTTCACCGCCCGGCCGGGCCTGACCGCGGCGGGGGCGGCGTACTGGAGCCCCAAGTCCATGCGCTACCCGGCCGGTTCGGTCCGCAGGGCACTGGACCACCTGCTGCAGGTGGCTCCGGAGCTGCGCGGCTCCAGCGCCTACCGCTTCGACCTGGTGGACACCGCCCGGCAGGCCCTCGCCAACCACTCGCGGGTGCTGCTGCCGAAGATCAAGGCGGCGTACGAGGCCAAGGACCTGACCCTGTTCCGCACGCTCACGGCCGAATGGCGGGAGAGCGAGGCGAGGCTGGACGCGGTGACCGGCTCCGACCCGAACTTCCTCCTCGGCAGCCGGCTCGCCGGGGCCCGCTCCTGGGGCGCCGACCGGTCCGAGCAGGACCGGTACGAGTACGACACCCGCTCCCTGCTCAGCATGTGGGGCCGCCGCAGCACCAGCGAGGGCGGTTTCCTCCACGACTACGCGAACCGCGAATGGAGCGGCCTGATCTCGGAGTTGTACGCCCCCCGGTGGGAGCGCTACTTCGCCTCGCTGGACGAGGCGCTGGTACGGAAGGCGGCGCCGCGGGCGATCGACTGGCACGCCTTCGAGGCGGAGTGGGCCGGGCGGACCACCCGCCATCCGGACCGGCCGAGCGGGGATCCGTACCGGCTGGCCGCACGGATCGCGGCGGCCCTGCCCCCGGCGGCCGCCGGCGGCTGA
- a CDS encoding ricin-type beta-trefoil lectin domain protein, with protein sequence MPPRLRASLPCLTAAALFALALSPAPVAAEPRATSDTPLALTPPMGWNNWAHYMCDIDEAKVVANADALVSTGLAAKGYDTVTVDDCWMTKSRDAQGGLVVDTAKFPHGMAWLGDYLHAKGLKFGIYQDAGSLTCEKYPGSGAPQGGGPDHYAQDARQFAAWNVDYVKMDGCNLWVPPGQTKEQAYRDAYNAVAKALRESGRDMVLSASAPAYFQQGEWGGSDWHKVLGWVGETGQLWREGKDIKVYSPAAPATSRWSSVMGNYGYNRWLGRYAGPGNWNDPDFLIAGAPGLTAAESRSQVALWAMMASPFILSSDVSKLTPQGLAALGNTRMIELDQDPMGRQGAVVSSNATFEILARPLANGDRAVAVLNRSATTRDIKVPLDEIGLGNCTADAQDLWSGTRREVTEALTGRLAGHDTAVWRLSPRGCAEATPTGQVVGDGAKCADGANTTGVGAVVMAACTGAPDQRWTLGDDASLRLAGECLSAGEDGLVELADCAPSQDRQPGQSWTHRRDGALVEQESGMCLTAPAAAATPDAPAARLRLTACGDHRVDQAWALPV encoded by the coding sequence GTGCCGCCTCGCCTGCGTGCGTCGCTCCCCTGCCTGACCGCGGCCGCCCTGTTCGCCCTCGCGCTCTCCCCCGCCCCGGTGGCGGCCGAGCCCCGGGCCACCTCGGACACACCGCTCGCGCTCACCCCTCCCATGGGCTGGAACAACTGGGCGCACTACATGTGCGACATCGACGAGGCCAAGGTCGTCGCCAACGCCGACGCGCTCGTGTCGACCGGGCTCGCCGCCAAGGGCTACGACACCGTGACGGTCGACGACTGCTGGATGACCAAGAGCCGGGACGCGCAGGGCGGTCTGGTCGTCGACACGGCGAAGTTCCCGCACGGCATGGCCTGGCTCGGCGACTACCTGCACGCCAAGGGCCTGAAGTTCGGCATCTACCAGGACGCCGGCTCGCTCACCTGCGAGAAGTACCCCGGCAGCGGCGCGCCCCAGGGCGGCGGCCCGGACCACTACGCCCAGGACGCCCGGCAGTTCGCCGCCTGGAACGTCGACTACGTGAAGATGGACGGCTGCAACCTGTGGGTGCCGCCGGGGCAGACCAAGGAGCAGGCCTACCGGGACGCCTACAACGCCGTCGCGAAGGCGCTGCGGGAGAGCGGCCGGGACATGGTCCTGTCGGCGTCGGCGCCCGCCTACTTCCAGCAGGGTGAGTGGGGCGGCTCCGACTGGCACAAGGTCCTCGGCTGGGTCGGGGAGACCGGCCAGCTGTGGCGCGAGGGCAAGGACATCAAGGTCTACAGCCCGGCCGCGCCCGCCACCTCGCGGTGGAGCTCGGTCATGGGCAACTACGGCTACAACCGCTGGCTCGGCCGGTACGCGGGCCCCGGCAACTGGAACGACCCCGACTTCCTGATCGCGGGCGCCCCCGGTCTCACCGCGGCCGAGAGCCGCAGCCAGGTCGCCCTCTGGGCCATGATGGCGTCCCCGTTCATCCTGTCCTCCGATGTCTCCAAGCTGACCCCCCAGGGGCTCGCCGCCCTCGGGAACACCCGGATGATCGAGCTGGACCAGGACCCGATGGGCCGTCAGGGCGCCGTGGTCTCCTCCAACGCCACCTTCGAGATCCTGGCCCGGCCGCTCGCGAACGGCGACCGCGCGGTGGCCGTGCTCAACCGCTCGGCCACCACGCGGGACATCAAGGTGCCGCTCGACGAGATCGGCCTGGGCAACTGCACGGCCGACGCGCAGGACCTGTGGAGCGGGACGCGCCGGGAGGTCACCGAGGCGCTCACCGGAAGGCTGGCCGGGCACGACACGGCGGTCTGGCGGCTCAGCCCGCGCGGATGCGCCGAGGCCACCCCGACCGGGCAGGTCGTCGGTGACGGCGCCAAGTGCGCCGACGGGGCGAACACGACGGGCGTCGGCGCGGTCGTGATGGCCGCCTGCACCGGGGCCCCCGACCAGCGGTGGACCCTGGGCGACGACGCGAGCCTGCGGCTGGCCGGCGAATGCCTCTCCGCGGGCGAGGACGGGCTCGTGGAACTGGCCGACTGCGCGCCGTCGCAGGACCGGCAGCCCGGCCAGAGCTGGACGCACCGCCGCGACGGAGCCCTCGTGGAGCAGGAGAGCGGGATGTGCCTGACGGCGCCGGCCGCCGCCGCGACCCCGGACGCCCCGGCCGCCCGGCTGCGGCTGACCGCCTGCGGCGACCACCGGGTCGACCAGGCCTGGGCCCTGCCGGTCTGA
- a CDS encoding TetR/AcrR family transcriptional regulator: protein MPRRSDALDRATPEAIAVAALRILDEEGPGRLSFRTLADRLDVSHATVQRRCTDLAGLLDLCTEHLAAQLPEIPAGTDWAQAAEQRFRALYLLLTAHPGLLVLRGGRPWLGRQLLARLVEPALADSVAAGMTAVEAMTVYRRMYLLTLGSAAFVDHRDPAGATAASRAALAALDPAEFPVLSGGLADVLPPLTDHEVYYGALRQLIEAARPTT from the coding sequence ATGCCTCGCAGATCAGATGCCCTGGACCGTGCGACCCCCGAGGCCATCGCCGTCGCCGCCCTGCGGATCCTCGACGAGGAAGGGCCGGGGCGCCTCAGCTTCCGCACCCTCGCCGACCGGCTCGACGTCTCCCACGCCACCGTCCAGCGCCGCTGCACCGACCTCGCCGGGCTGCTCGACCTGTGCACCGAGCACCTGGCCGCGCAGCTCCCCGAGATCCCCGCCGGCACGGACTGGGCGCAGGCCGCCGAGCAGCGGTTCCGCGCGCTCTACCTGCTGCTCACCGCCCATCCCGGGCTGCTGGTGCTGCGCGGCGGCCGGCCCTGGCTCGGCCGCCAGCTCCTCGCCCGGCTCGTCGAGCCCGCCCTCGCCGACAGCGTGGCCGCCGGGATGACCGCCGTCGAGGCGATGACCGTCTACCGCCGCATGTACCTGCTCACCCTGGGCAGCGCGGCCTTCGTGGACCACCGGGACCCGGCGGGGGCCACCGCCGCCTCGCGGGCGGCCCTGGCCGCGCTGGATCCGGCGGAGTTCCCCGTCCTCTCCGGCGGACTGGCCGACGTACTGCCGCCCCTGACGGACCACGAGGTGTACTACGGCGCCCTGCGCCAGCTGATCGAGGCCGCCCGGCCCACCACCTGA
- a CDS encoding serine/threonine dehydratase: MQAAPAQQLDYAAVRAAADRIAGGIRPVAVAPAAEAGVWYALEYLQHTGSFKARGARNFLAAHHEAGGLPAAGVTIASGGNAGLACAWAARALSVPATVFLPANAPRVKVDRLRGYGAEVRLVGDRYAEALAACEEFAAGSGALSSHAYDHPLIAAGAGTLLDEIRAALPGLDAVVVAVGGGGLFAGIATAAREHGVRVIAAEPENCRALNAALAAGRVVDVAVDSVAADSLGATRVSADALAVAQEEHVTSVLVPDAAITAARRALWEEHRIVVEAGAATALAALHGAPEPLGERVAVVLCGANTDPRDLVAPTA, encoded by the coding sequence ATGCAAGCAGCACCCGCACAGCAGCTCGACTACGCCGCCGTCCGCGCCGCCGCCGACCGGATCGCCGGCGGGATACGGCCCGTCGCCGTGGCGCCCGCGGCCGAAGCGGGGGTCTGGTACGCGCTGGAGTACCTCCAGCACACCGGCAGCTTCAAGGCCCGCGGCGCCCGCAACTTCCTCGCCGCCCACCACGAGGCCGGCGGCCTCCCGGCCGCGGGCGTCACCATCGCCTCCGGCGGCAACGCCGGGCTCGCCTGTGCCTGGGCGGCCCGCGCGCTGTCCGTGCCCGCGACGGTGTTCCTGCCCGCCAATGCCCCGCGCGTGAAGGTGGACCGGCTGCGCGGATACGGGGCCGAGGTGCGGCTCGTCGGCGACCGGTACGCCGAAGCGCTCGCCGCCTGCGAGGAGTTCGCCGCCGGGAGCGGGGCGCTGAGCAGCCACGCCTACGACCACCCGCTCATCGCGGCGGGTGCCGGGACGCTGCTCGACGAGATCCGGGCCGCCCTGCCCGGGCTGGACGCCGTGGTCGTCGCGGTCGGCGGCGGCGGACTGTTCGCCGGGATCGCCACCGCCGCGCGCGAGCACGGCGTACGGGTGATCGCGGCCGAGCCGGAGAACTGCCGGGCCCTGAACGCGGCGCTGGCGGCGGGCCGGGTCGTGGACGTGGCCGTGGACTCGGTCGCCGCCGACTCCCTGGGGGCCACCCGGGTCTCGGCGGACGCGCTGGCCGTCGCGCAGGAGGAGCACGTGACGTCCGTGCTCGTGCCCGACGCGGCCATCACGGCCGCCCGGCGCGCCCTCTGGGAGGAACACCGGATCGTGGTGGAGGCGGGCGCGGCCACCGCCCTGGCGGCGCTGCACGGCGCGCCGGAGCCGCTGGGCGAGCGGGTCGCCGTCGTCCTGTGCGGGGCCAACACGGACCCCCGGGACCTGGTGGCCCCCACGGCCTGA
- a CDS encoding universal stress protein yields MNEQDTVEPLIVVGVDGSNHSKEALRWAVAQAAMTGGRVHAVMAWEWNRNPFSIAPVAAEVSDAEAVTVEEAARRKLADTVKAAVGASPGVPVFRRVEQGSAAQVLVDASKEADLTVVGTRGHGGFKGALLGSVSQQVVQYAAGTVVVVREGEDDD; encoded by the coding sequence GTGAACGAGCAGGACACCGTCGAGCCTCTGATCGTCGTCGGCGTGGACGGTTCGAACCATTCCAAGGAGGCCCTGCGCTGGGCCGTCGCGCAGGCCGCGATGACGGGCGGCCGGGTGCACGCCGTCATGGCCTGGGAGTGGAACCGCAATCCGTTCTCCATCGCACCGGTGGCCGCCGAGGTCTCCGACGCCGAGGCGGTGACGGTCGAGGAGGCGGCCCGGCGGAAGCTGGCGGACACCGTCAAGGCGGCCGTCGGCGCCTCGCCCGGTGTGCCGGTGTTCCGTCGCGTCGAACAGGGCTCCGCGGCTCAGGTCCTGGTCGACGCCTCGAAGGAAGCGGACCTGACGGTGGTCGGCACCCGTGGCCACGGCGGGTTCAAGGGCGCCCTGCTGGGCTCGGTGAGCCAGCAGGTCGTGCAGTACGCCGCCGGCACCGTCGTGGTCGTCCGCGAGGGCGAGGACGACGACTGA
- a CDS encoding eCIS core domain-containing protein, with protein sequence MQSSRPAATPQRAAAPPVGLMALQAGAGNAAVVQMLRRAGHSPDQDQERHQHTDGCGHPQTGQPEVQRSAVHDVLRTPGRPMDDATRTDMEARLGADFSDVRIHSGSAAKASAAEVGARAYTSGSHVVIGDGGNDKHTLAHELTHVIQQRQGPVAGTDNGTGLKVSDPSDRFEREAEANASRVMAAGPQAATNVQRHAAPSPAPGSRPSVQRVENPQDRMTVEYWEGKAGMGEASSSAARDKAAQIKASKASAKKFKASKPPRTIDEIVRIVGPKLLDDLAKKGEDAGRMELYRSMSFDEAHSALTYWGDATSRNELLAYIGSGNGTGKDFRDQGFGGLTIGAHLGDQGQADGYYDTLGDPYAVQLKFTLKPGAHELLFNQDHMALGPGYKNDLIRKANESGGAYKNASSNEGTLGGYIGVKAEDKEPYSLGIAQGNNGKNGRELGASQLLFQLFVENVELVKNRSGKELPTAVPA encoded by the coding sequence CTGCAGTCCTCCCGCCCTGCCGCGACTCCACAGCGGGCGGCGGCGCCGCCGGTGGGGCTGATGGCGCTCCAAGCCGGTGCGGGCAACGCCGCGGTCGTGCAGATGCTCCGTCGGGCCGGTCACTCCCCGGACCAGGACCAGGAACGGCACCAGCACACCGACGGATGCGGACACCCGCAGACCGGGCAGCCCGAGGTGCAGCGGTCCGCCGTCCACGACGTCTTGCGCACCCCCGGACGTCCCATGGACGACGCCACCCGCACCGACATGGAAGCCCGGCTCGGCGCGGACTTCTCCGACGTCCGCATCCACAGCGGCAGCGCCGCCAAAGCCTCCGCCGCCGAAGTCGGCGCCCGCGCCTACACCTCCGGCAGCCACGTCGTCATCGGCGACGGCGGCAACGACAAACACACCCTCGCCCACGAACTCACCCACGTCATCCAGCAACGCCAAGGCCCCGTCGCGGGCACCGACAACGGAACGGGGCTGAAGGTCTCCGACCCGTCGGACCGGTTCGAGCGCGAAGCGGAAGCGAACGCCAGCCGGGTCATGGCGGCCGGCCCGCAAGCCGCCACGAACGTGCAGCGCCATGCGGCACCCTCACCCGCCCCCGGCTCGCGCCCTTCCGTGCAGCGCGTCGAGAACCCTCAGGACCGGATGACGGTCGAGTACTGGGAGGGCAAGGCGGGAATGGGCGAAGCCAGCAGCAGCGCCGCAAGAGACAAGGCCGCGCAGATCAAGGCGTCCAAGGCGAGCGCGAAGAAGTTCAAAGCCAGCAAGCCTCCGCGCACGATCGACGAGATCGTCAGGATCGTCGGCCCCAAGCTCTTGGACGATCTGGCGAAGAAGGGGGAGGACGCCGGAAGGATGGAGCTGTACAGGTCCATGAGTTTCGACGAGGCCCACAGCGCCCTGACCTACTGGGGCGACGCGACCTCACGGAACGAACTCCTGGCCTACATAGGCTCCGGCAACGGCACGGGAAAGGATTTCAGGGACCAGGGGTTCGGGGGTTTGACGATAGGGGCCCATCTCGGCGACCAGGGCCAGGCCGACGGGTACTACGACACCCTGGGTGATCCCTACGCGGTCCAGCTCAAGTTCACGCTGAAACCCGGAGCCCACGAACTCCTTTTCAATCAGGACCACATGGCTCTCGGGCCGGGCTACAAGAACGACCTGATCCGCAAGGCGAACGAGAGCGGCGGGGCCTACAAGAACGCGAGCTCGAACGAGGGCACCCTGGGTGGGTACATCGGCGTGAAGGCCGAGGACAAGGAGCCCTACAGTCTGGGCATCGCGCAGGGGAACAACGGCAAGAACGGCCGGGAGCTCGGCGCGAGTCAGCTGCTTTTCCAGCTGTTCGTCGAAAATGTGGAACTCGTGAAGAACAGGTCGGGGAAAGAGCTGCCCACTGCTGTTCCCGCCTGA